One stretch of Calonectris borealis chromosome 5, bCalBor7.hap1.2, whole genome shotgun sequence DNA includes these proteins:
- the MOK gene encoding MAPK/MAK/MRK overlapping kinase isoform X2, whose product MNKYKPVGKIGEGTFSDVLKTLSLRDGKYYACKHMKQHFESMEQVNNLREIQALRRLSPHPNILMLHEVVFDKKAGSLSLICELMDMNIYELIKGRRKPLPEKKIKNYMYQLCKSLDYIHRNAIFHRDVKPENILIKQNTLKLGDFGSCRSIYSKQPHTEYISTRWYRAPEYLLTNGYYSYKIDMWSAGCVFYEITSFHPLFPGSNELDQISKIHDVIGTPTNKTLNKFKQSRTASFDFPFKKGKGIPPLVHNLSPKGFSLLYAMIKYDPDERTAAHQALQHSYFQELWAADIQALAMHKNLRLLGNTAGHVPLRLWQISKESQRQHALRKVQEKTKQQHGPPCGELPKLNLFGGAKLTSCPIPTLHSVCRVPQESGETSILQSVRFIGSNIEPEKKKALKSSPKHFHLPAIERRGGGY is encoded by the exons ATGAACA aatataAACCAGTTGGTAAGATAGGAGAGGGAACATTTTCTGATGTTCTGAAGACACTGAGTCTTAGGGATGGAAAGTACTATGCATGTAAACACATGAAGCAACATTTTGAAAG TATGGAACAAGTGAATAATCTGAGAGAAATACAAGCGCTAAGGAGGCTGAGTCCACATCCTAATATCCTTATGTTACATGAAGTTGTTTT TGATAAAAAAGCTGGCTCCCTTTCACTGATATGTGAACTTATGGACATGAATATTTATGAGCTGATAAAAG GAAGGAGAAAGCcattacctgaaaaaaaaattaagaactacATGTACCAGTTATGCAAATCTCTTGATTACATACATAG AAATGCGATATTTCACAGAGATGTGAAACCAGAAAACATATTAATAAAG cagaATACCCTGAAGTTAGGAGATTTTGGATCTTGTAGGAGTATCTATTCTAAGCAGCCACATACAGAATATATCTCTACACGCTGGTACCGAGCACCTGAATACTTACTTACAAATGGCTACTATAGTTACAAAATTGATATGTGGAGTGCTGGCTGTGTTTTCTATGAAATCACAAG TTTTCATCCTCTCTTTCCTGGATCCAATGAGCTGGACCAAATTTCAAAAATCCATGACGTTATAGGCACTCCTACTAACAAAACTCTCAACAAGTTCAAGCA GTCAAGAACTGCAAGTTTTGATTTcccctttaaaaaaggaaaaggaataccTCCTCTTGTGCACAATTTGTCTCCCAAAGGCTTCTCTCTCCTGTATGCAATGATAAAATATGATCCTGATGAGAGAACTGCTGCCCATCAAGCATTACAGCACTCTTACTTTCAAGAACTCTG GGCAGCTGATATACAAGCTTTAGCCATGCACAAAAATTTAAGATTACTAGGAAATACAGCAGGGCACGTACCTCTGCGTTTGTGGCAAATTTCAAAGGAAAGTCAAAGACAG catgctcTTAGGAAAgtccaggaaaaaacaaaacaacaacatgGACCTCCTTGTGGAGAATTACCGAAATTAAATCTTTTTGGAGGAGCCAAATTGACTTCCTGTCCTATTCCTACATTGCATTCAGTTTGCCGGGTACCTCAGGAAAGTGGTGAAACCTCTATTTTACAGTCTGTTAGATTTATTGGATCAAATATCGAG CCTGAGAAAAAGAAGGCACTTAAGTCTTCCCCAAAACATTTCCACTTACCTGCTATAGAACGAAGAGGAGGAGGTTACTGA
- the MOK gene encoding MAPK/MAK/MRK overlapping kinase isoform X1, which produces MEQVNNLREIQALRRLSPHPNILMLHEVVFDKKAGSLSLICELMDMNIYELIKGRRKPLPEKKIKNYMYQLCKSLDYIHRNAIFHRDVKPENILIKQNTLKLGDFGSCRSIYSKQPHTEYISTRWYRAPEYLLTNGYYSYKIDMWSAGCVFYEITSFHPLFPGSNELDQISKIHDVIGTPTNKTLNKFKQSRTASFDFPFKKGKGIPPLVHNLSPKGFSLLYAMIKYDPDERTAAHQALQHSYFQELWAADIQALAMHKNLRLLGNTAGHVPLRLWQISKESQRQHALRKVQEKTKQQHGPPCGELPKLNLFGGAKLTSCPIPTLHSVCRVPQESGETSILQSVRFIGSNIEPEKKKALKSSPKHFHLPAIERRGGGY; this is translated from the exons ATGGAACAAGTGAATAATCTGAGAGAAATACAAGCGCTAAGGAGGCTGAGTCCACATCCTAATATCCTTATGTTACATGAAGTTGTTTT TGATAAAAAAGCTGGCTCCCTTTCACTGATATGTGAACTTATGGACATGAATATTTATGAGCTGATAAAAG GAAGGAGAAAGCcattacctgaaaaaaaaattaagaactacATGTACCAGTTATGCAAATCTCTTGATTACATACATAG AAATGCGATATTTCACAGAGATGTGAAACCAGAAAACATATTAATAAAG cagaATACCCTGAAGTTAGGAGATTTTGGATCTTGTAGGAGTATCTATTCTAAGCAGCCACATACAGAATATATCTCTACACGCTGGTACCGAGCACCTGAATACTTACTTACAAATGGCTACTATAGTTACAAAATTGATATGTGGAGTGCTGGCTGTGTTTTCTATGAAATCACAAG TTTTCATCCTCTCTTTCCTGGATCCAATGAGCTGGACCAAATTTCAAAAATCCATGACGTTATAGGCACTCCTACTAACAAAACTCTCAACAAGTTCAAGCA GTCAAGAACTGCAAGTTTTGATTTcccctttaaaaaaggaaaaggaataccTCCTCTTGTGCACAATTTGTCTCCCAAAGGCTTCTCTCTCCTGTATGCAATGATAAAATATGATCCTGATGAGAGAACTGCTGCCCATCAAGCATTACAGCACTCTTACTTTCAAGAACTCTG GGCAGCTGATATACAAGCTTTAGCCATGCACAAAAATTTAAGATTACTAGGAAATACAGCAGGGCACGTACCTCTGCGTTTGTGGCAAATTTCAAAGGAAAGTCAAAGACAG catgctcTTAGGAAAgtccaggaaaaaacaaaacaacaacatgGACCTCCTTGTGGAGAATTACCGAAATTAAATCTTTTTGGAGGAGCCAAATTGACTTCCTGTCCTATTCCTACATTGCATTCAGTTTGCCGGGTACCTCAGGAAAGTGGTGAAACCTCTATTTTACAGTCTGTTAGATTTATTGGATCAAATATCGAG CCTGAGAAAAAGAAGGCACTTAAGTCTTCCCCAAAACATTTCCACTTACCTGCTATAGAACGAAGAGGAGGAGGTTACTGA